From the genome of Mastomys coucha isolate ucsf_1 unplaced genomic scaffold, UCSF_Mcou_1 pScaffold6, whole genome shotgun sequence, one region includes:
- the LOC116080757 gene encoding cytochrome c oxidase assembly factor 8 has translation MAALRPGSKALRRLLCRSFSGGGVRLARERPTDHKEAASSRVSRFCPPRQSCHDWIGPPDRYSNLRPVHFHIPDNESPLERRLRELRQETQEWNQQFWAKQNLSFNKEKEAFIYSRLQAKGSGLRTESGQRATLDAEEMADFYKDFLSKNFQKHMCYNRDWYKRNFAITFFMGKVALERMWSKLKQKQKKTSS, from the exons ATGGCGGCTTTGCGGCCCGGAAGCAAAGCGCTTCGCCGGCTTCTCTGCCGGTCCTTCTCAGGCGGCGGCGTTAGGCTGGCCCGGGAGCGCCCTACCGATCACAAGGAGGCGGCGTCCAGCCGG GTCTCAAGATTCTGCCCTCCAAGACAGTCTTGCCATGATTGGATAGGCCCCCCAGACAGATACTCAAACCTTCGTCCTGTTCATTTTCACATCCCTGACAATGAGTCTCCCTTGGAGCGAAGGCTTAGAGAATTgagacaagaaacacaagaatggAATCAGCAGTTCTGGGCCAAGCAGAATTTATCCTTTAATAAG GAGAAAGAAGCATTCATTTACTCAAGACTACAAGCTAAAGGCTCAGGCCTGCGGACCGAGTCAG GCCAAAGAGCAACGCTGGATGCAGAGGAGATGGCCGACTTCTATAAGGACTTTCTGAGTAAGAATTTCCAGAAGCATATGTGCTATAACCG agACTGGTACAAGCGTAATTTTGCCATCACTTTCTTCATGGGGAAGGTGGccctggaaaggatgtggagcaagctgaagcagaagcaaaAGAAGACAAGCAGTTAG
- the Bag5 gene encoding BAG family molecular chaperone regulator 5 isoform X2, giving the protein MVFFACETEHRSMDMGNQHPSISRLQEIQREVKSVEQQVVGFSGLSDDKNYKRLERILTKQLFEIDSVDTEGKGDIQQARKRAAQETERLLKELEQNANHPHRIEIQNIFKEAQALVKEKIVPFYSGGNCVTGEFEEGIQDIILRLTHVKTGGKISLRKARYHTLTKICAVQEIIEDCMKKQPSLPLSEDVHPSVAKINSVMFEVNKARGTLIALLMGVDSTETCRHLSCVLSGLIADLDALDVCGRTEIRNYRREVVEDINKLLKYLDLEEEADSTHAFDLGQNHSIIKIENVLKRMREIKNELLQAQSPPELYLRSKTELQGLIGQLDQVSLEKNPCIREARRRAVIEVQTLITYLDLKEALEKRKLFPCEENPPHKAVWDVLGNLSEIQGEVLSFGGNRTDKNYIRLEELLTKQLLALDAVDPQGEEKCKAARKQAVKLAQNILSYLDMKSDEWEY; this is encoded by the exons ATGGTGTTCTT TGCTTGTGAAACTGAACACAGAAGTATGGATATGGGAAACCAACACCCCTCGATTAGCAGGCTTCAGGAGATCCAGCGGGAAGTGAAGAGTGTAGAGCAGCAGGTGGTCGGCTTCAGCGGCCTGTCCGATGACAAGAACTACAAGAGGCTGGAGAGGATTCTGACCAAACAACTTTTTGAAATTGACTCTGTGGatacagaaggaaaaggagacatcCAGCAAGCTAGGAAGAGGGCCGCACAGGAGACAGAGCGCCTCCTCAAAGAGCTGGAGCAGAATGCAAACCACCCACACCGGATTGAAATCCAGAATATCTTTAAGGAAGCTCAGGCCCTTGTGAAAGAAAAGATTGTGCCCTTTTACAGTGGAGGCAACTGTGTGACTGGCGAGTTTGAGGAAGGCATCCAGGACATCATTCTGAGGCTGACACATGTTAAAACTGGAGGGAAGATCTCCTTGCGGAAAGCAAGGTACCACACACTAACCAAGATCTGTGCAGTGCAAGAGATTATTGAAGACTGTATGAAGAAACAGCCTTCCCTGCCGCTTTCTGAGGATGTGCATCCTTCTGTTGCCAAAATCAACTCTGTGATGTTTGAGGTGAACAAGGCCAGAGGGACTCTGATCGCACTTCTGATGGGCGTGGACAGTACGGAGACTTGCAGGCACTTATCATGCGTGCTATCAGGACTGATTGCTGACTTAGATGCTCTAGATGTATGTGGGCGTACGGAGATCAGAAATTATCGAAGGGAGGTGGTGGAAGATATCAACAAATTACTGAAATACCTAGATTTAGAAGAGGAAGCTGACAGTACACATGCATTTGACCTGGGACAGAACCATTccattataaaaatagaaaatgtcctCAAGAggatgagagaaataaaaaatgaacttcTCCAGGCACAGAGCCCTCCTGAATTGTACCTGAGGTCCAAGACAGAACTTCAGGGCTTGATCGGACAGCTGGACCAAGTGAGTCTTGAGAAAAACCCCTGCATCCGGGAAGCCAGGAGACGGGCAGTGATTGAGGTGCAGACTCTGATCACATACCTGGACCTGAAGGAAGCCCTTGAGAAGAGGAAGCTGTTCCCATGTGAGGAGAACCCCCCACATAAGGCTGTGTGGGATGTCCTGGGAAACCTCTCAGAGATCCAGGGCGAAGTCCTCTCATTTGGTGGGAATCGAACTGATAAGAACTACATTCGTCTGGAGGAGCTCCTGACCAAACAGTTGCTGGCTCTGGATGCTGTTGACCCACAGGGAGAAGAGAAGTGTAAGGCTGCCAGGAAACAGGCTGTGAAGCTGGCCCAGAACATCCTCAGCTACCTTGACATGAAGTCGGACGAGTGGGAGTACTGA
- the Bag5 gene encoding BAG family molecular chaperone regulator 5 isoform X1, translating into MDMGNQHPSISRLQEIQREVKSVEQQVVGFSGLSDDKNYKRLERILTKQLFEIDSVDTEGKGDIQQARKRAAQETERLLKELEQNANHPHRIEIQNIFKEAQALVKEKIVPFYSGGNCVTGEFEEGIQDIILRLTHVKTGGKISLRKARYHTLTKICAVQEIIEDCMKKQPSLPLSEDVHPSVAKINSVMFEVNKARGTLIALLMGVDSTETCRHLSCVLSGLIADLDALDVCGRTEIRNYRREVVEDINKLLKYLDLEEEADSTHAFDLGQNHSIIKIENVLKRMREIKNELLQAQSPPELYLRSKTELQGLIGQLDQVSLEKNPCIREARRRAVIEVQTLITYLDLKEALEKRKLFPCEENPPHKAVWDVLGNLSEIQGEVLSFGGNRTDKNYIRLEELLTKQLLALDAVDPQGEEKCKAARKQAVKLAQNILSYLDMKSDEWEY; encoded by the coding sequence ATGGATATGGGAAACCAACACCCCTCGATTAGCAGGCTTCAGGAGATCCAGCGGGAAGTGAAGAGTGTAGAGCAGCAGGTGGTCGGCTTCAGCGGCCTGTCCGATGACAAGAACTACAAGAGGCTGGAGAGGATTCTGACCAAACAACTTTTTGAAATTGACTCTGTGGatacagaaggaaaaggagacatcCAGCAAGCTAGGAAGAGGGCCGCACAGGAGACAGAGCGCCTCCTCAAAGAGCTGGAGCAGAATGCAAACCACCCACACCGGATTGAAATCCAGAATATCTTTAAGGAAGCTCAGGCCCTTGTGAAAGAAAAGATTGTGCCCTTTTACAGTGGAGGCAACTGTGTGACTGGCGAGTTTGAGGAAGGCATCCAGGACATCATTCTGAGGCTGACACATGTTAAAACTGGAGGGAAGATCTCCTTGCGGAAAGCAAGGTACCACACACTAACCAAGATCTGTGCAGTGCAAGAGATTATTGAAGACTGTATGAAGAAACAGCCTTCCCTGCCGCTTTCTGAGGATGTGCATCCTTCTGTTGCCAAAATCAACTCTGTGATGTTTGAGGTGAACAAGGCCAGAGGGACTCTGATCGCACTTCTGATGGGCGTGGACAGTACGGAGACTTGCAGGCACTTATCATGCGTGCTATCAGGACTGATTGCTGACTTAGATGCTCTAGATGTATGTGGGCGTACGGAGATCAGAAATTATCGAAGGGAGGTGGTGGAAGATATCAACAAATTACTGAAATACCTAGATTTAGAAGAGGAAGCTGACAGTACACATGCATTTGACCTGGGACAGAACCATTccattataaaaatagaaaatgtcctCAAGAggatgagagaaataaaaaatgaacttcTCCAGGCACAGAGCCCTCCTGAATTGTACCTGAGGTCCAAGACAGAACTTCAGGGCTTGATCGGACAGCTGGACCAAGTGAGTCTTGAGAAAAACCCCTGCATCCGGGAAGCCAGGAGACGGGCAGTGATTGAGGTGCAGACTCTGATCACATACCTGGACCTGAAGGAAGCCCTTGAGAAGAGGAAGCTGTTCCCATGTGAGGAGAACCCCCCACATAAGGCTGTGTGGGATGTCCTGGGAAACCTCTCAGAGATCCAGGGCGAAGTCCTCTCATTTGGTGGGAATCGAACTGATAAGAACTACATTCGTCTGGAGGAGCTCCTGACCAAACAGTTGCTGGCTCTGGATGCTGTTGACCCACAGGGAGAAGAGAAGTGTAAGGCTGCCAGGAAACAGGCTGTGAAGCTGGCCCAGAACATCCTCAGCTACCTTGACATGAAGTCGGACGAGTGGGAGTACTGA